TGGGTAATGGCCTTGTTTACTACTTTTAATTTTTCATTACGGGTGCGCTCTATTGCTGAGCATAGTATGGTGCCCGATCTGGAAGACGCCCACCGTAACACCCGCACTACCTATGCCAGTTGGTGGGAAAAACTCCTTTTTGCCCCCAATAATGTGAACTACCATGCTGAACATCACTTGCTTATGACAGTGCCTCCTTACAATTTACCCAAAATGCACCAAATCATCAAGGCAAGGGGTTTTTATGAACAAGGAGTGCTGGCGCAAAACTATTGGCAAATTATAAAAATGGCGGTGAGTAAAAAAGCATAAAAAAAACAGGTTACCTTGCGGCACCTGTTCTTTTTAAAGATCATCAACTTAGATTATGACAGGAACTATCTATCAAGTTTTACATCGGTAGCTTGCATTCCTTTTTTTCCGCGGGTTTCTTCGTATGTTACGTTGTCATTCTCAAATAATTGATCCTGCGTATCAGAAACGTGGAAGAAAATATCCTCACCAGTGTCTGAGTTAGTTATAAAACCATAACCTTTGTCTTCTTTAAAAAATTTTACAACTCCTTTATTCATTTTTTTACTAATTATTATAAAATACAAAAGAGGCTCACAAACCTAGTTTTAAAGGCTTATATTCCCCTAAACTTTCATCCAAAGTTACACTTTTAATTGTATGAATGGGTATTTTATTTCTGAAATTGTCAGTATTTATCTGATTTTAATTCCGAGCGTCTATAAAAGCTTGAAGTAGAGCTACTAAGCAAGCTTTATTTCTCTATTTAGCCTCAGTAAAGGGGCTTTTTTATAAAGAATAAGCCCGTTATAAACAACAAAAAGCCACCTTCAACCTTCGCGAGTGGTTCAAAGTGACTTTTGCTTGTATATCTTTTATTTGGTAACTTCTAATCTGTCATATCCGATACAATCTTTACCTTACTCTCATTACTTTGAGAGACGAAGCCTTGTCGTTCCAGGCAGTACCTACAAAAGCTGAAGAACTTGTGAAATCCCTGTATCTGCCCCGGAAGTTAGCGTGCTCATATATGCGTACTTTGTAACCTCTTGGTATGCGTATCGAGCTCAATTTATCATTGCCAATACGTATTTGGTTTACATTGTAGCTTCCTATACCTACACTTTGCTTGTTGCCACGATAATTGCTATCCTCATAAAGTACTATCCGACTACGGGTGCCCCTGTTTGTTGTGCCAGATTTCATTATTCTCATAGATGATACCTTATCGTTCCAGGCAGTACCCACAAAACCCGATGAACTTGTAAAGTCTCTGTATCTTCCACGAAAGTTGGCGTGTTCAAAAACCCTTACTTTATACCCCCTGCGTATTTTTATTGAGCTTAACTTGTCGTTGCCAATACCTAGTTGGCTAAAGTTATAGTTTCCTGTATTAAATGACTTATTTCGTCCCTTAAAGTTGCTGTGTTCATAAATAGTAACCAAACCAAAAGAGCTGTTCCCCGAGTTACCGCTATTGCCTCCTCCCACATTGCCTCTTTTATTGACATACTTACTCATAGTTCTTATAAAGTTACTGGCGTTTTGGTAACCTACCGATCTGCCCACCAGGTTGCCACGAGCATCAAAAAACAAAACCGTAGGGTATGCCCTTACTTTGTATTTACGGGCAATAGAAGGTCCTTCTCCTTTTTCAGCATCTAATTTATAAGCCACAAAGTTACGGCTGGCATATTGTCCTACCGACGAGGCACTAAAAGTATTGCGAGTCATTGATTTACAGGGACCACACCAAGTGGTATATACATCTACAAAAAATGGCTTGTTTCTACGACTTGCCTGCGATTTCATATTGTTCCAACTTCCCTTAAAAAAGTTAACACCAGCCGATTGATAACTGTTGCCACCACTGGTGCGCCCACCATACTTACGTAAAGTGCCCAAAAAAGCATTGGCATTCTGATAGCCCACCTGACGTCCTTTTAATCTGCCCTCGTGGTCAAAAAACAAAATAGTAGGGTAAGCATTTACCTGGTATTTTCTTGCCAGCCGGGGGCCTTCCCCTCGTTCAGCGTCTAATTTATAAGGCACAAAATTTCGGTTGGCATAAGTACCCACGCTATTGTTTGAAAAGGTATTGCGGGTCATTGCTTTGCAGGGCCCACACCAAGTAGTGTACACATCTACAAAAAATGGTTTTTTCTGACGGCGGGCTTTTGCCAATAGTGAATTCCAATTGCCCTGGTGAAAATTGACCCCAGCCACGGTGGTAATGTCTTTCTTGACAGGTGGTTTGGCAAACGCCCAGGCGCTCCATACCATCAATAAAGAGAGTATAATAGATCGTTTCATAGTAAATATTGAATAAATAGGTAAAGTATAAGTTGGTTGGTTGTTGTGTAGAGTTTTTATCATAGATTGTATTGGTTAATAAATAACAGAGTATTGACATCAAGTGGGAACTCCACGGAGAGTGAGTATGACCTGATAAAATATAAAATTACGTATGCTTCAATTTACGCATGTTTTAGACAAAACGTTAAAAAAATACGATGTTTGGTGCCATAAGTTATAGTAAGCAGTATGTTTTGCCTATAAAATATACAATTGATTAAACCTCTCTTCGTTTCCTTTGCTTGTCAAAGTGCGTTTTTACCAG
This sequence is a window from Microscilla marina ATCC 23134. Protein-coding genes within it:
- a CDS encoding cold-shock protein, which encodes MNKGVVKFFKEDKGYGFITNSDTGEDIFFHVSDTQDQLFENDNVTYEETRGKKGMQATDVKLDR
- a CDS encoding thioredoxin fold domain-containing protein, giving the protein MIKTLHNNQPTYTLPIYSIFTMKRSIILSLLMVWSAWAFAKPPVKKDITTVAGVNFHQGNWNSLLAKARRQKKPFFVDVYTTWCGPCKAMTRNTFSNNSVGTYANRNFVPYKLDAERGEGPRLARKYQVNAYPTILFFDHEGRLKGRQVGYQNANAFLGTLRKYGGRTSGGNSYQSAGVNFFKGSWNNMKSQASRRNKPFFVDVYTTWCGPCKSMTRNTFSASSVGQYASRNFVAYKLDAEKGEGPSIARKYKVRAYPTVLFFDARGNLVGRSVGYQNASNFIRTMSKYVNKRGNVGGGNSGNSGNSSFGLVTIYEHSNFKGRNKSFNTGNYNFSQLGIGNDKLSSIKIRRGYKVRVFEHANFRGRYRDFTSSSGFVGTAWNDKVSSMRIMKSGTTNRGTRSRIVLYEDSNYRGNKQSVGIGSYNVNQIRIGNDKLSSIRIPRGYKVRIYEHANFRGRYRDFTSSSAFVGTAWNDKASSLKVMRVR